The DNA region tcttcaaatgctGAATCGCCTCTTAATAAAATCAGCcgcttaataaaatcaaaagagcataaaacgaaagtgattttaataaatggcGGGCACTATAGTAAAATTGACCTAGAGTCTAATAATCAGTGAATCTATAgtaaaaaaagtgtattattGTTGggagtttttatattttcttgacaATGTGTTTTTGAAACATGCACTTGAACATAGTATTATTTCTAGGTTCACTTCACTGCTGAGAGTAAAGAGGCATGCACCATGGAAAGTCCGATAAGGTACAGTCAAGAATACCGTCGTGCTGAGGTCCAATCTGAGTCGAGTGAAGAAGAAGAGAACACTAGCTCTGACTTTGAAGACCCCCTGCTTCCATGGGATGAAGAGTGGAGTGGACTCAGTGGTAAccgtattttttcttttcaatagttAAAATAGATATGGTTTCATTTATAACTTCATTATTGAATCAAAATTCATTAGTTACAGATAGATTTATTATCTTGTACATGAATTGGtactttatgtaataaataggaatttattggagttttttttttatagatactttttaaagaagGGTTATTTTTCAATAGGGGGCACcactatgataaaatttaaatgcaatcaaaatgatgatattttatgagaaatttttatttatccttttaaaatgGGATTTATGGGGTAGATTGTGGATAGTTAATTGTATTAACATTTAAGGAGATTTGTATTATCACTTTTATAGCGGATTAGAGGGTTTGTGACTGTTTTTTCTAATGgatcttttttttgttctgatgTTCACGAGATACGGAATGACTTTTAAGCGAGTAAACAGGTCAGTATGGATTATTTCGCCTTGCTGAAAAGAGTATAAGAGGCGTGAAGAGTGGCGGAGAAAGCAGTGCGACGGGAGTGCAGATCGTGCCCGATGGAATGTTGGGTTGAGACATCACCGCTGACGGGATCTATCATGGCTGCTAGAATTGTGTTCTGAGCCGGTATCATCGAGAAAGAGTTTAGATATAGCTGGAGTCTCGGAGTGAGTTGATCTAGGCTGAAATGCTGAAAGGTTGATGTTTGGAAAGAATCTCTGGATGCAACGACTAGGTACGCAACATTGATCGGATGAGCTGTTGTCTGGAAGAAAGTTAATCTGAAGCCTCAGAATAGTTGACTCCCGTCAACTATTGTGAGACTGAATCTTTTCAAGTGATAGACTGAATGTCGCTAAGTTTAAGGCGGTTGGCAAGAATTGAGCGTTCCTCGACTGAAAATCGAATGTTTCCCTGGTGCACTCTGTCTTACTAATGGAGGGCTTAAAGAATTGAATGGCGGGCGGAAACTCGAAGTTCTCCTACTCCACAAGTCTAGCTGCAAACCCGGTGGGCGTTCCAGAAGGTGATCTGCAAGTtccttttgtatttataaactctaatttcttacctttttagtaactttttagAAGAGCATTTTATcccgaattttaaattatttctatcagGTGTTAAGATACCTATTTTAAGATGAGCCTTGGATATTTGATTCTAATTATCGGTTGTAGGAATATAATGACctaaagtttaaatgtttttgtagaTTTAGAATGagcaagtatttttatttcgtaattgtCTCTTTTAGTGTGAATTAATTGAATGTTAtgcatatgaaatttaaaagtgctttttatcgaaaagttttatcttgagtataacaatttagaaatttaaaagtgtataaattggaaatttttgtaCACATGAAGGCATCTGGAAATGATTGAAGTtgtgtttgttaaaaatttatagttataatgaaatttaattttactggtTAAATGTTTCATGTAATTCATTAATTGTCTATTTTTGAACCTGGGTAACTGTTaccaaaattcaattaaaagatcaCAGCCTTGCCAAAGTTTGAAGGGTAACGGTACATTTATCTCAAACcccaaaatataaatcttttagcagatattcataatttttttcatctaactTCTAAAAAGGctctattctgtttttaaagtgattgaaaaacattttaactaattCTCGCTTCTCATAAGATATAAATGATGCCTTGTTAGGTAGTTTCAAAAGAGAAACTTTCTTCAGAGAGCTTGAttctaattaaactaaatttttggtGTCTTCAGAGGAAGAGAACTGCCAACAGCAGCATTTTGGTCGAAGAAAGATGAAGTCTCGTAAACTGTCTCAGAAGAAGACCAACATTCAGCAAGAGGAAGAAGAGAGTGAGGCAGGAGATAGTTTGGAAGAGGACGGGAGTGTTGGGAAAATTCTAGACCCAAGAgagaaattcttaatttttaccaCTGGCTCTTTGACTTACACACCACACCAAATTGGATTCAAGCGGATTAAGCCcttcaagtaaaaataattccttatttctgacaatttttaagattcatttaaatgtaatgatttttgcttttttattgtaaatgattaaagttgaattatttcaacacaaaaaattttaatttgtttaaaaaaagtcaaagtcAACTTATATGTGAATTCGACAAAGCTTTGGATCTTTCTTTTTGATTGTTGTCAATTAGATTTCAGTTTTAAAGCTTATTGCATTTACACACGTTACATTATGCATTATTTCTCTTAAGTTAAAGTCTtctaaagagaaaaaagtacCAACGTATGAAATCACCTTTatgaatgaactttttgttcCGTTTGGTTTTTgtattaactttttcaatgtttttattatgactCTGCATTAAAGAGCGTttctaattatcattattttttattgttacttttttctaaaaatatggcaaggtaaaaaagttaaattaagatCCCATGCCAATAATATAGCTAAGTTTTGATTAGTCTtcaataatgagaaaaattacttatgaaTAACaggtaataattattaatgattttaaaaaatgttgctatTCTGCTGCCGGATACTTAATCATTATTCGTTACATCTCGACGTATCATTCAGTAAAGCCTCATGTTCaaagttattatataataaaaattaaccttcttcttaaatttgtattgcaaTAAGTAAGTTgcactgttttttaatttttttgttgcaataaaaactgttttgtacattaaaatatttttgtaaagatttGCTGAGCGAATCACAGAGACTCCCACATTGGTGCAGCGTATTGCTGAGAGGCAAGAAAGAAACCCAACTGCATCTCCCAATTGGTATGATGAGCAGAGTGTCATGCATTACTTTGATAAAATCGACCATGTCATTGATTTGCATGGACACATCATTGGAATGGGACTCTCTCCTGACCACAGGTATTTTCACTCCACACTtgtctaacttttatttttttacagataaaaaatttcctagaggtcaaaaaatttatgcctgaatttttattttctggtttTATAAATCtgatttctgatattttatccTCAGGGTGTATGAACAATTCAAACTAACGTATTTCAAACAACATCAGGTATATATGTAAATGCCTAAAGGAATAATCCTTAGTtagccgaccaggtggccgagtggttagcgtgcctgactgaggagccgatggttgcgggttcgaatcccgctcagggcatggatgtttctttatctccctctgtgttctatgtcctttcttctgcGTGATTGAGTGAATAtaacccaccctataaacgggtttgtggttgtatgacgtgCACGACGCTACTCCAACGCCGTGGCTTAGCCAtaggtgctcactgggtaatgataagagagtagcaattctggcTTTTCTGAGGCCTGATTGGAAAATGGGATTCTGGTGGGAAGATAGACCCAAGTGCCCCCAttaaccaagaaaaaaaatccttagtTATAGATTCTAATGTGTGACTTTCTTGGATAAATAAAGtatgtcttaattttaaataatttgttgcgATTATTAAAACTGgtgttaaactaataaatataaattaaaacttcataagACACCATgcacaaaaaatagtttcaaaggGAATGAGCTTCTCCTCATCATgcaatctttttaaaagtacaatgaTCAAAAGATGGGCGGTTTGAGAAAGAATGTATATTGTAATGAAATCAtggaaaagaaggaaaaaaaaacttcatttttaactcaaaaactacctgaacagacccctgttcataaaattattcaagaaaagtttttaagaatagaaatttaaaatagcagtTTTAGATCtcggaattattattattattattttaattgtatttggctaaaatagttttcttttctgtaatCAGAATAGCAAATACATACAGAATTCagatttttcgtttctttttcttattcttatgtatgatatcaaacattttcagatattaaaatttatttttacttgtttttaccAGGACTATAAGGGATCGCCAACAGAATGacttgttttacaaaaaattgtaagCAAAATCATTTGGAAATCACTCACTCAttactgaatatatttttcaaacaaagagCCAAAAATGCTATTAGTGGTATAACTTCATTGAGTAAAAGTAGTGACACTTAACTTGACACTTAAGCAGTAGCACAGCTAGTGGATGGATATTCAGGTTGTTGAATTCCTCACTTGGGCTCTTTGAACATTTACTTAATCCTTGGattgtttttctaattcttggaatgtttatctttttcctaaattgtaattttttagtatttaacagaaaatgtgtgcttgaattaaaaatgggtcttaatatctaaatttttttatcgattaTAAAGTTGTTTACAAGCCACAAAAAataatcaccctgaataacttttaatctaatgatccgATCTTCATGTACAAAGACTCAATGTGAATGGTTGGAGGGCCTTActataaatatgctaatttatttgttcgaacaatatttcaaatttaaaattagacaaaaacaGTTTGCTCTTAAAAAACATTCGTTTTTccgatggatttggatttttgaacttcaaaataTGGGTGGTtgctgcaattaaaaaaatatgattccaaTTGGTAGAACAgtttctgaattaaatttaaaaaaatatatatatatgtttaaatttgtttttttaaagaactatttgactaattttgtaaaacgttttttttttcttcttgagattcaattgataaaaaagttataagctaaatttaaaaaaaagttttaccaaATGTTGAAGCTAGCTGGATCAatgtggaaaaattaaattaacaattatgcTTGAAATGgttggaaaacattttaaaacctaaaagttacattaagtttttttttaagaaaaactatttttttaatctaaattcaCTGCATTTGCTTGTTTTACTTTTACCAATCATTAGTCATAAACAGCAAAAGTTTCAATGAAGCAATTCTTGGTGGATTTCTTTCAatagctttaattattttgtgttttctcATAGATACCTGTATGTGAACAGTAGGCCATGGCCTCAGAACTATGTGATAGATAATCCATTAAGCCCTCCACCCATAGCCCAAGAGATAGATATACATGTCATTGATCTTTGCACTCTAAAAGAAGTTGGTACTATGCTCAGATCTCATAAAGCTTACACTCCAAACGATGaatgtttcttcatttttctggATGTTAGTGATCAATATGTTGCTAGGtaacctgttttattttttatttcaagcataacataaataattgaCAAACTACTTAGTGGATAATGCTGAAATCTTTTAACAaaagatttctatttatttatttttgtcatattgCTTTGCAATAGAAAAGTCAACgtaagaaacagaaaattcaaaattgagatattTGTATAGTTGgctttttagtattttgttatAACTGGTTAAATATtgcaaagcttttttttcaaaaaataattttttttcatcagattcttaagattttatttttgtgttgttAGTATTAGCAAgggaaagaaaatagttgtcaaATCACTTTTCTTCAAATCTATGATGAAGCactgtttatttttcagttgcCCAACAGCATGCAtgtcttttttaattagtaaaaaatcagtacacaattttgattttttttagaaaaaaatatttaaaattttctaatattgttaaaagaaagtctgaattttttttaggttttagtAGTAActtggaatattattttaaaattttgttaagtgtaaattttgataaaagttgTTATCAGCTAACTTAGtactttataaaatgaaataattagttttataaaaatttcaatgttatttttattttgtgacggttaacattttgtaaaatggaagaaaaaaattaattgactgAGTACTCCCTACTATCttggaattttagttttttgacaTACTTCTGGGTGTTGGATAATCATAGTTTTACATAAAGTTGTGTTTCAAACTGTCTTTAAGATTTAGTCCACATTGTGTTATATCTTCtgttcaattaataaattgtttaaaactattgttttacTTACTCTGTATGTGTTATTCATCACATTTGAGAATTTTCACTTATggtgaggagaaaaaaaaaagttttttttcagttaatgtATTGTTATGGTTTCAGTGGTGCTGAGGATAAACGTGGATATTTGTGGGATCGCCATTATGGAAACTGCCTGGCGAAGCTGCCTCATACAGATGTGGTCAACTCTGTGGCTTTCAACCCTAAAGATCCTGAAATGCTGGTAACGGCCAGTGATGATTTCACCCTCAAAGTCTGGAGATCTAGAAACCGGATCAAGGAGCTGAATATTGACATGGGAGAAGACATGAGAATGtgattttgttttagatttaacaatttattattattattattattttagaatagcATAAGGGCTGGttaagattttgttttgttaagcATTTAGATACATTTGCCATTTATAAACAGCTAAATAAAGTAATAGATATCCATCCTTACTGTATGAATGGACTGCAATCACATTACGTAAGACCAAGTTTAATGCcctgaaaatgcaaaattaaaataaactgtataCTTATATGACACAGTAAGAACtctgattcttaaaaaaaatatgaactttatgttaaaaatatgatttgtcatattgttgcttttaaattttgtttatgtaattttatttttttaaattttatttatatagagaGAACACTTACTActcttcatttttaaagctGATTGAGATGCCCCACATCAAAAACTTAAGGATCAgcacatgaatttaaaaaattctttttacagcAGATCTGAACATAAATATGAACATATTTTGTCAATAATGACTTAATGGGAAGTAATTCCTAAACATTGTGTAGTTGGGCTTCCACAAATGTAACTTTGCTCAAGGTGCTTTTGGCATAGCAACTTATGGCAATCAATGTTACTGGTAAAGCATAAGCATCCCACCATTTCAGAAAGGcaagaaaattgataaaactaaGCAAAGTAGTTTCAACCTCAATGTATGTTTTTTCCCCAATATTCTGGGAATTTGtttctccatttatttttatttctgttgtcttatattcttgaatatttagaaaaaaagttacaaaaattaaaaataatttaatttttctgtcctactaaagaatttaatttgacTTTAACTGTTGCATATAGTATAATCTGAATCAAAATTTCTCAACTAAGggtaatttcataaattttttaaaaaggaacgAAGTCACTGTAATATGTtatagaaatcaaaattatggttcatattttgtaacaaacaTATCAAAAAATACTCATTATGTGCAATATAGTTACATATAAATAGTATCTGATGCATGAAATgttcattaagaaatttttttctttcaataatggTCATCTCTCATCAGCCATTAGTCCCTTAGCTCTTTTACAAATTTGTGCAGTTGTTCCTTTCCTTTTCCCTTAGTAAAGAGATGTTGAAAATTAGATAGTTGGgcagaaaatgtaattttctactCAACAACaagaaatgcaattttctgCTTGCTGAAGAAAGAACCAGAATGTTAAAAGGGCATTCACTTATTTGACACATTaaagtttatcaaattttgtatgAATTCTAAATGTACAATCACTTGAAACTTTCaggaaataaatatcaatttcttttttcagaatttttgtttgaaaattaataaataaatggctggttttaaattaaatgaatgtgAGTACACTTACAATTTTAGAGCAGCTGTATTTATaagcattatttgtaaattgttatggtgaaaatataattgttattaagCACTTTATAAATAGTATGAAGTTGAGATAAAAATGTCTTAAGtagtactataattttatatatatatataatgtttgagGATGTTCTTTGAtgtctattttgtttttttaaattgagcttATATGATAGAGTGTTACATTGTTATGTGTACTGAAGTTGTATCTGAATGCAATTtgtatttccaaatattttttcttgttatatgCATACAATTAATACGTAAAAAAAACCCATCAGCATTTACAGAGATtggatgtaatattttatatttaagtttggaaaaaatcaaaacttaaaggaaatatattggtgtttattataaaatgctatTGTGATGTTGTAATTGCCAGTGATGACAAAACTCATTGTTATTatctaagttttataaaaagaaaatatatctcaGAATGTACCATTTATatgttaataacattttaaatatgcttaatatCAAATTCAATTGGTTGTGATATATCAACTACATTATGTTTAACATAAAAGCTAgttgtttaatatttactaattataaataaagtttcttaatatgatttaatattattgtttgttCAATAACAATCAGTTATTGACagcaattttcagtttatatttaatttgatttaaagaatgaaataatattttctatgagCTATAATGAGTTTCAAATAGCATTTGATTCCTTTAACAAGAGCAACCCTAAAGATCATTAAAATCAGTAGGAgccttgttgttgttgtcgtacCCTATTAAGGCACTGAGGGtgcgattgtttttgttttccagtggcgccctctttggccaagaattcgacttcttgCCACACCAGTTTATTGAGCAGACTCTTCATAGatctacagatcgtaattttgaaccaaagcagagaatgatcaatctccaatctagtaccctcagaggtttctttggaagactttgtgacccaaaAGATTTAACGTGTACCGGTCACTATTAGTAGGAagcttaaaatgtataatttggatgatatgtaatttttatcccTTTGCTTTCACACAAAATTgtccttttgtttttaaatttatttaatgtttctttttaaaaaacaaaggtaatttttatgatttaaatgtttctaatttataacagtttttcacttttgattgtttgaaataacagaaattaagcttccaggaaaaaaaaaatggttaggccaattttattcactctttgaaatttttttttatcataaatgatgcagacaattaatatttattttctgcaatttttccTTGAGCAGTGggtagaaatttatttctcttcagGTGAATAgttatgtgatattttttctgtgctaaggatgtcaatttttttttgctcttctgtgagtgtcttttaaaaaatgcagaagtattttgatattttatgccAACTAACAATCACGTTACACATTGTATAAAGTCTTTCGACTCACAACcaatttaaattgatatgaagaggtgaaaaaaaattgtgatgaatataacttattattttcttattgaaaatttttaatggagaTCAAAAGTattctgtatttaaatttaaaaaactactttattttgtttaaacaaaaataaacaagtatatttgatgtattttatattgtttcaaaGAGATATTTATGAACTTTCATGTTTCCTAAATgtgtaataacataaaaaattgttttttttttttgtaaataatttatttcattaaaaagtcttTGGTGCACGAGTATGACCCATTGTTGttcattttaatagatttcCATGAAGACATGTTGTACagtattgaaaaatgtttaaggttacatttgaaacaaataattcataGAATTTCCCTATATACacaatattttgtgtttaagaCACAAGTGTTTTAATTCCTTTGAATCTAAATTTTCCTTTGATCTAAATTAAACTGAAGAAAAAGGtgagaaaaattacataaagaaaaaaatcttagttgGTCAACTGATGTTAATAAAATGCACTTATCTCAGTGTTAGTTATAAAGCCTCACTATAACTTAAATAtagctttaaattattgaaactgcATTAATTGATAAccataattaatagaaaaatatagctCTATCAATCAAAATaccattttcatttatgaatataacacaagttatttttcttaatttcaattcgTTTGAAAGTCATCACAAATTCACATgctctttttgtaaatatttttttcactttttttgcattaaataatgacttgtaaaaaaataaatttatcttcattGAGATATCTCGTCATTTTTATAAGCTAGtggttgaaaaaaatgaattaaaaaaaaggtccaaaattatgaaaaaaatgtttaagtataaaaaaatgaataaacaaaacaaataagagaGTCTGATTAGgccaattataaatattaacatctacatcaaaatttttaaaagttgttcatttacgtcgcactagagctgcacaatgggctattggcgacggtctgggaaacatccctgaggatgatccgaagacatgccatcacaattttaatcctctgcagaggggatggcacccccgcttcgatagcccgacgatctgcacgcgaagtcgagcactttaacgaggaccaataccgcacacccttggtccctacgcaggctgatccaagtggtcacccacccgcacactgaccatagccagtgatgcttgacttcggtgatctgctgggagccgtgtcttaacgatcagtccactgcggaacttATAGAAGTATAAATAACTCAAGAAATAACTTGTTTCCAGTTTTAACTgttatacaatttaaagttaTCAGTATATGTtgctaacaaataaaaaaaaaactcctttatTACTGCTTATCATACCACACATTTTATATTCCGaagtttaaatgctttttcttttcaagtaaGGTTAATAGTTTTTCAGATCCAATTAGCTGTTCATTTTTGTTAAGATTAACAAAATGTCCttgcacaaaattatatatttcataaacaaaaaaatctttttttcctgtTGCATAATATGgacttcttaaaataaagatgaCACATGGCAATCAGGGTGGTGAGTGAGCAGGGTTTCCTAGTTTAAATTCTGTNNNNNNNNNNNNNNNNNNNNNNNNNNNNNNNNNNNNNNNNNNNNNNNNNNNNNNNNNNNNNNNNNNNNNNNNNNNNNNNNNNNNNNNNNNNNNNNNNNNNNNNNNNNNNNNNNNNNNNNNNNNNNNNNNNNNNNNNNNNNNNNNNNNNNNNNNNNNNNNNNNNNNNNNNNNNNNNNNNNNNNNNNNNNNNNNNNNNNNNNNNNNNNNNNNNNNNNNNNNNNNNNNNNNNNNNNNNNNNTGGAAAAAGGGATTAGGATAttagcttctgtttttaaattctgtccttGGGCTGAATCCATTTATGGCTCAAGTTTGTTCCAATACTTTggcggtaattttttttttcaattttgacaaaatgtttttgtatttttaactttataaaattctccaaaaatcgttggttataatttaataataatagattttatattgcactctttttctgaaagcttttctactcccattcaaagaaatctgtgaattattttttctcagcaaacaAACCAatcgcacattttttttttacaatcacaaacagcaatgtttgtcgataaattgttacaattgttgcattaatgctaattttttctatttcattttaaccttttaaaacatatattaaaaaaattttttttgtaagaaccaactatatattaatatttcattttactcttttgttggtcaatgtatgatttttgattcaaaatgttgtacgaaaacatttgaaaaataaataaaaaaacttgccaaattgtcaaaataaattatttttttcaagatatgttaaaaaaaaataacattttgaataaaatattttataataaagacacttttcttgtacacatcctacactttataagaaaaaaaaaacaaaaacctggagattttaagatttttatctggaaaaatcagggaaatttgaaatctgatttgagtggcccCCCTGATTATTGAAACTGCATTAATTGATAAccataattaatagaaaaatatagctCTATCAATCAAAATgccattttcatttatgaatataacaagtttttttttcttaattccaatttgtttgaaagtcaTTAGAAATTCACGTGCtccttttgtaaatatttttttgcattaaataatgacttgtagaaaaataaatttatctttattgagATATCTTGTCATTTTTATAAGCTAGTGGttggaaaaaatgaattaaaaaaaaaagtccaaatatatgaaaaaaatttaaagtataaaaaaaatgaataaactaaaataataattgcctGATTAGGTGTTgccaattataaatattaacatctacatcaaaatttttaaaaatataaataactcaaGAAATAATAACTTGTTTCCAGTTTTAACTGATATACAATAT from Parasteatoda tepidariorum isolate YZ-2023 chromosome 2, CAS_Ptep_4.0, whole genome shotgun sequence includes:
- the LOC107449619 gene encoding F-box/WD repeat-containing protein 5; this encodes MEASELWHITPDPVLLYIFSHLSAKDLLNVRKTCKNWHRLANDELLWKRLLHNDFKIDKNIPIAPGKYSWFNEYKRLKYHTPTHQTEVLVEHTHQVLHVSFSHNGEMFASSSKDGYIKVWNATYPATVCHSTDMKSFSWNYTQFSQFNETDTLLLVSGVHFGAHTASGEIAVFNLQRNFTLQCRVLNKPYDIFGTWYTDEYLLSGRLHFLGHLVSCSALWLNKAWQESESEKKPIVKRLFKFYNRKASSIRTITVANCHMSDFKLDSIKEPHSSSETVTHGNPVSRDAVAANNWSRVRGRTLELAKGSFPQDIKVHFTAESKEACTMESPIRYSQEYRRAEVQSESSEEEENTSSDFEDPLLPWDEEWSGLSEEENCQQQHFGRRKMKSRKLSQKKTNIQQEEEESEAGDSLEEDGSVGKILDPREKFLIFTTGSLTYTPHQIGFKRIKPFKFAERITETPTLVQRIAERQERNPTASPNWYDEQSVMHYFDKIDHVIDLHGHIIGMGLSPDHRYLYVNSRPWPQNYVIDNPLSPPPIAQEIDIHVIDLCTLKEVGTMLRSHKAYTPNDECFFIFLDVSDQYVASGAEDKRGYLWDRHYGNCLAKLPHTDVVNSVAFNPKDPEMLVTASDDFTLKVWRSRNRIKELNIDMGEDMRM